The region CGATAGAGAAGAAAATGGATGTCGAGGTGATAGCTAAAGAAAAGAAGTCAGAACTTGCAAGGAAGATAACAGAAAAAATATTTGTCAAAGCCGTTGAGATAGTCCCTCCACGTGGCTGTGATACCAGGAAGGCTGTTGAGGGCGCAGTTTACCTGAAGGAGTCCGGCGTTGATGCGATCAATATCCCGGACGGACCGCGGGCAAGCGCCAGGATGAGTCCCTTGTCTGTTGCCTATATCATCGAGGGAGAGGTTGGGATTGAAACGATCCTGCATTACTGCTGCCGGGACAGGAATCTCCTCGGAATGCAGTCAGACCTGCTCGGGGCTTACTCTATGGGAATCAGGAATCTCCTCATCATCACCGGGGATCCTCCCAAGCTGGGAACCTATCCTGACGCGACTGCGGTTTTCGATGTGGACTCCATCGGCCTGACCAACATGGTCTACAGGCTCAACCATGGCCTGGACCTTGGTGGAAATCCAATTGGAAAGCCCACAGGCTTTCATATTGGTGTTGGCGTCAACCCGGGTGCCATTGATCTGAAAAAGGAGATAAGCCGCTTGGAATGGAAGGTGGGTGCGGGTGCGGAGTTTGCCATCACACAGCCCGTCTTCGATGTTGAGATGCTTAAATCGTTCCTCCACATGATTTCCCATGTTCGCATCCCGATACTTGCCGGAATATGGCCTCTGACAAGTTTGAGGAATGCGGAGTTCATGAACAATGAGGTGCCCGGCACTCAGGTCCCTCACGAGATCATGGAGCGGATGAGGAAAGCAGGTTCTTCAGAGGCGGCAAGACGCGAGGGGATCGCAATCGCCCAGGAATGCCTCCTTGCCATTCGCAACATTGTAGAAGGAGTCCAGGTGAGCACTCCAGCCGAGCGCTACGAGACGGCAGTCGAAGTGCTTTCCGCACTAAAATAAAGTAGCCGAGGCAGGTTGCCTGTCTATTGGTCGGGATCTAGCCGCTTCTGGTCGGAGTCACTGAGCTCAAGGAGGGACGAGATGGCGTAGTCGAGCTTGTCAAATTTCTTCTGAGCTTCGTCGAAGCTCTTCTGGGAATTGCTAATATGCTTTCCGAGGACTCTGAAATCTTCCAACGATTTGTTCAGCTGAGTTCTCAATCCTGATATCTTTGTGAGGATCTCTTTGGCCTTTACCTCGATCTCCATCCCCCTTAATCCGAGGAGGATAACCTGTAGGTAAGCATAGAACGAGTTTGGCGAGACGGGAATGACTCTTCTCGAGATGGAATATTCGAACACTCCTTTCTCGCTCCCAGGCTCAGCGCTTCGGATGATGGTCTCGTAATAAACGTTCTCGGCAGGGATGTACATCAGGGCGAAATCGTACGTCCCCTCATCGGGAAGGATGTATTTGGAAGAGATGTTTTCAATATGTTTCCTGATATCCTTGAGGAAATCTTTCCTGTATCGCTCCTGCTGGCTGGATTCCGTTTCGGAGGCCATCCTTCTGAAATTTTCCAGAGGAAATTTAGCATCAATGGGTACAATCTTCTCTCCGGCCTTGATGACTGCATCCACCTTTTCT is a window of Acidobacteriota bacterium DNA encoding:
- a CDS encoding DNA recombination protein RmuC; amino-acid sequence: MTLVIIFLLSTIIVFLIFLLIWQGRKTGREGGTAELLLSMQGQMDGLRRQLFDSLAEASRSFRDINKALMEQISSTRTAMDQKLDATTKTMDHKLEETTRAMMDVHKQLGAVDEAVKRVFDVGKDIASLQEILSAPKLRGGMGELFLEDLLAQIMPSSYYELQHTFRSGEKVDAVIKAGEKIVPIDAKFPLENFRRMASETESSQQERYRKDFLKDIRKHIENISSKYILPDEGTYDFALMYIPAENVYYETIIRSAEPGSEKGVFEYSISRRVIPVSPNSFYAYLQVILLGLRGMEIEVKAKEILTKISGLRTQLNKSLEDFRVLGKHISNSQKSFDEAQKKFDKLDYAISSLLELSDSDQKRLDPDQ
- a CDS encoding bifunctional homocysteine S-methyltransferase/methylenetetrahydrofolate reductase; translated protein: MMRPNFRDFLEENVIVFDGAMGTQLYAKGIYINKCFDELNVSAPDLVREVHREYIKVGVDVIETNTFGANRVKLGKHGLEKYVTRINYEGVQIARKEGGEEIFVAGSIGPLGIRIEPWGPTSFDEAREFFREQAEGLLQGGVDLFVIETFYDLEELHQAILAVKDLCDLPIIAQMTLEDDGNSLEGVPPEEFTMVIDGWGVDAVGVNCSVGPQVMLQAIEKMCKVTATKLSAQPNAGKPRNVEGRNIYLCSPEYMAEYAKRFILNGVKVVGGCCGTTPQHIAAIRRAVKAVQPTRRKTVAIPAAIEKKMDVEVIAKEKKSELARKITEKIFVKAVEIVPPRGCDTRKAVEGAVYLKESGVDAINIPDGPRASARMSPLSVAYIIEGEVGIETILHYCCRDRNLLGMQSDLLGAYSMGIRNLLIITGDPPKLGTYPDATAVFDVDSIGLTNMVYRLNHGLDLGGNPIGKPTGFHIGVGVNPGAIDLKKEISRLEWKVGAGAEFAITQPVFDVEMLKSFLHMISHVRIPILAGIWPLTSLRNAEFMNNEVPGTQVPHEIMERMRKAGSSEAARREGIAIAQECLLAIRNIVEGVQVSTPAERYETAVEVLSALK